The following proteins are co-located in the Callithrix jacchus isolate 240 chromosome 10, calJac240_pri, whole genome shotgun sequence genome:
- the OOSP1 gene encoding putative oocyte-secreted protein 1 homolog yields MNSDEVFLGDGCPVTYSLPDVYYEFFYHPHDCGIISQPLQEVILLRTKIKYISRDSTVRSEMPLSCVVRNRGTSLFCSDGSRTSGFKEVSLLDLPRIRDYRPPNVVVDTVMPNSGQNPLLNAVEMRDGENVTEWEIDVRIHIANEDEAVTSTTQSCKNLTAIGPCSSNECLYCKRRNSAVCFGIERQFEISAMAA; encoded by the exons ATGAATTCTGATGAAGTGTTTCTAGGAGATGGCTGCCCTGTAACCTATTCTTTGCCAGATGTCTACTATGAGTTTTTCTACCATCCTCATGACTGTGGTATCATATCTCAA CCTCTCCAGGAAGTTATTCTGCTTAGAACTAAAATCAAGTATATCTCAAGAGATTCTACTGTCCGATCTGAAATGCCTCTGTCGTGTGTTGTCCGCAA tcgtGGAACCTCGTTATTTTGCTCAGACggatctcgaacttctgggttcaaggaagTCTCTCTCCTCGACCTCCCACGTATCCGGGACTACAGACCCCCAAATGTGGTGGTGGATACTGTTATGCCAAATTCAGG TCAGAATCCTCTTTTAAATGCAGTTGAAATGAGAGATGGGGAAAATGTTACTGAATGGGAGATAGATGTGAGGATACACATTGCGAATGAAGATGAGGCAGTAACTTCTACAACACAATCTTG TAAGAATCTGACTGCTATAGGCCCTTGTTCATCAAATGAGTGCCTTTATTGCAAGAGAAGAAACAGTGCTGTCTGCTTTGGTATTGAGAGGCAATTTGAAATCTCTGCCATGGCTGCTTAG